Proteins found in one Sorghum bicolor cultivar BTx623 chromosome 1, Sorghum_bicolor_NCBIv3, whole genome shotgun sequence genomic segment:
- the LOC8067411 gene encoding putative pentatricopeptide repeat-containing protein At1g13630 isoform X1, which translates to MPFRPRIPLRLLLPHLQHRTSPRPPRPPRRPLSYSPAAALSAAGTESEEEAVVGRDAPLAPPRAGGAGGGQPGGGWARQGTLDEDRAELERKTSIAARFRHCHELLWQTRWREMRDGLAQMVDEQGSDSAPTLCDILWSGFKEWDSNSIVWDALANSYARAQMNHDALYVLSKMSSLNMQISITTYDSLLYSLRKADVALEIFKEMESCGIPPSDYSHSILIDGLCKQDKIGEALSFLQEIRKEGKFIPLGMTFNTLMSALCNWGFIQDAKSVFCLMLKYGLNPSRHTYSTIIHGLCKIGSVSEAFNIFQSVTEEGMELDIVTCNSLINGFRLHGHTREIPKMIEMMRGLGVEPDIVTYTILIAGHCEGGDVEEGMKIRKDILGQGMELNIVTYSVLINALFKKGLFYEVENLLGEICSVGLELDVIAYSILIHGYSKLGEIGRALQVWNLMCSSQRVTPTSVNHVSILLGLCKKGFLDEARSYLETIASKYQPSDVVLYNVVIDGYAKVGDIGNAVQLYDAIIMAGMCPTIVTCNSLLYGYCKFGDLHMAESYFTAIQLSDLLPTTVTYTTLMDALSEAGKVHSMLSLFKEMTGKGIKPNAVTYSVVIKGLCKQFMFHDAKNVLDDMCIEGFDADPIPYNTLIQGFCETQDAKNAFGVYELMVFRGVMPTPVTYNLLVNVLCSKGLVIHAEMQLESFRKQGAKLRKFAYITLIKAQCAKGMPYKAIMWFGKLLDAGFEASIEDFSAAINRLCKRQFTKEALMLVPIMLSVGVYPDVELYRVLGTAVQKKNELFYLPILQALAIKTGI; encoded by the exons ATGCCCTTTCGACCACGCATCCCCCTCCGCCTCCTCCTGCCTCACCTCCAGCACCGCACTAGTCCCCGCCCACCCAGACCTCCACGTAGACCGCTCTCCTACTCTCCCGCGGCGGCGTTGTCGGCGGCTGGAACAGAGTCCGAGGAGGAGGCGGTTGTGGGTAGGGACGCGCCGCTAGCCCCTCCCCGCGCAGGCGGGGCGGGAGGTGGACAGCCTGGGGGTGGCTGGGCACGGCAGGGGACGCTCGATGAGGACAGGGCGGAGCTCGAGCGGAAGACCTCTATCGCCGCACGGTTCAGGCACTGCCATGAGCTTCTGTGGCAGACTAGGTGGCGGGAGATGCGCGACGGGTTGGCCCAGATGGTGGACGAACAAG GTTCTGATTCTGCTCCGACTCTATGTGATATTCTGTGGAGTGGATTCAAGGAGTGGGATTCAAACAGCATTGTGTGGGACGCTCTAGCAAATAGTTATGCTAGAGCTCAGATGAATCATGATGCTCTTTATGTTCTTAGTAAAATGAGCAGCCTAAACATGCAAATCTCAATAACCACCTATGACAGTTTGTTGTACAGTCTAAGAAAGGCAGATGTGGCACTGGAGATTTTTAAAGAGATGGAGTCATGTGGTATTCCCCCCAGTGATTATTCCCATAGCATTCTCATAGATGGCCTCTGCAAGCAAGATAAAATTGGAGAAGCTTTATCTTTCCTTCAAGAGATTAGGAAAGAGGGGAAATTCATACCATTGGGAATGACCTTTAACACTCTCATGTCTGCATTGTGTAATTGGGGGTTCATTCAGGATGCAAAATCAGTTTTCTGCCTGATGTTGAAGTATGGATTAAATCCGAGCAGGCACACATATTCAACCATTATACATGGTCTATGTAAAATAGGTTCTGTAAGTGAAGCATTCAATATCTTTCAGAGTGTGACAGAAGAAGGAATGGAACTTGATATTGTCACTTGCAACAGCCTTATTAATGGCTTTCGCTTGCATGGTCATACAAGAGAAATTCCAAAAATGATTGAGATGATGAGGGGCCTAGGTGTCGAACCCGATATTGTTACTTATACTATACTTATTGCTGGCCACTGTGAAGGTGGTGATGTTGAAGAAGGGATGAAGATAAGAAAGGACATCTTAGGCCAAGGTATGGAGCTGAATATTGTCACATATAGCGTCCTTATCAATGCTCTCTTCAAGAAGGGCCTGTTTTATGAGGTCGAAAACCTACTTGGTGAGATATGCAGTGTTGGTCTGGAATTGGAtgttattgcatattccatccTAATCCATGGGTACTCCAAGCTAGGAGAAATTGGAAGAGCACTTCAAGTCTGGAATCTAATGTGCTCTTCTCAGAGGGTAACTCCAACTTCAGTAAACCATGTATCTATTCTTCTAGGCCTTTGCAAGAAAGGATTCCTTGATGAAGCAAGGTCATATTTGGAAACTATAGCTAGCAAATATCAGCCATCCGATGTAGTCCTCTACAATGTAGTTATTGATGGTTATGCAAAAGTGGGTGATATTGGTAATGCTGTTCAGCTGTATGATGCGATTATTATGGCTGGTATGTGCCCAACCATTGTAACATGCAATTCTCTTCTATATGGTTACTGCAAATTTGGGGATCTGCATATGGCAGAGAGCTATTTTACGGCTATTCAGTTAAGTGATCTGCTGCCAACAACAGTTACATACACCACCTTGATGGATGCACTCTCTGAAGCTGGGAAAGTTCATTCCATGCTAAGTCTTTTTAAAGAAATGACTGGAAAAGGTATCAAACCAAATGCAGTAACTTACAGTGTAGTTATTAAAGGACTTTGTAAGCAGTTCATGTTCCATGATGCCAAGAATGTTCTTGATGATATGTGTATAGAAGGTTTTGATGCAGATCCAATACCTTACAACACGCTTATACAAGGTTTTTGTGAAACGCAGGACGCCAAAAATGCTTTCGGTGTGTATGAACTAATGGTATTTCGTGGAGTGATGCCCACACCTGTTACTTATAACTTGCTTGTTAACGTGTTGTGCTCAAAGGGACTAGTTATTCATGCTGAAATGCAACTGGAGTCCTTCAGAAAACAGGGTGCCAAGCTGAGAAAATTTGCATACATAACACTTATCAAAGCTCAATGTGCAAAAGGGATGCCTTACAAGGCCATTATGTGGTTTGGCAAGCTTCTAGATGCAGGGTTTGAGGCATCTATTGAAGACTTCAGTGCAGCAATCAACCGACTATGCAAAAGACAGTTCACCAAAGAAGCTTTGATGCTCGTACCAATCATGCTATCTGTTGGTGTTTATCCAGATGTTGAACTATACCGTGTATTGGGTACAGCTGTACAGAAGAAAAATGAGTTATTCTATTTACCCATATTGCAAGCCCTTGCTATTAAAACTGGTATTTAG
- the LOC8067411 gene encoding putative pentatricopeptide repeat-containing protein At1g13630 isoform X2 produces the protein MPFRPRIPLRLLLPHLQHRTSPRPPRPPRRPLSYSPAAALSAAGTESEEEAVVGRDAPLAPPRAGGAGGGQPGGGWARQGTLDEDRAELERKTSIAARFRHCHELLWQTRWREMRDGLAQMVDEQGSDSAPTLCDILWSGFKEWDSNSIVWDALANSYARAQMNHDALYVLSKMSSLNMQISITTYDSLLYSLRKADVALEIFKEMESCGIPPSDYSHSILIDGLCKQDKIGEALSFLQEIRKEGKFIPLGMTFNTLMSALCNWGFIQDAKSVFCLMLKYGLNPSRHTYSTIIHGLCKIGSVSEAFNIFQSVTEEGMELDIVTCNSLINGFRLHGHTREIPKMIEMMRGLGVEPDIVTYTILIAGHCEGGDVEEGMKIRKDILGQGMELNIVTYSVLINALFKKGLFYEVENLLGEICSVGLELDVIAYSILIHGYSKLGEIGRALQVWNLMCSSQRVTPTSVNHVSILLGLCKKGFLDEARSYLETIASKYQPSDVVLYNVVIDGYAKVGDIGNAVQLYDAIIMAGMCPTIVTCNSLLYGYCKFGDLHMAESYFTAIQLSDLLPTTVTYTTLMDALSEAGKVHSMLSLFKEMTGKGRQKCFRCV, from the exons ATGCCCTTTCGACCACGCATCCCCCTCCGCCTCCTCCTGCCTCACCTCCAGCACCGCACTAGTCCCCGCCCACCCAGACCTCCACGTAGACCGCTCTCCTACTCTCCCGCGGCGGCGTTGTCGGCGGCTGGAACAGAGTCCGAGGAGGAGGCGGTTGTGGGTAGGGACGCGCCGCTAGCCCCTCCCCGCGCAGGCGGGGCGGGAGGTGGACAGCCTGGGGGTGGCTGGGCACGGCAGGGGACGCTCGATGAGGACAGGGCGGAGCTCGAGCGGAAGACCTCTATCGCCGCACGGTTCAGGCACTGCCATGAGCTTCTGTGGCAGACTAGGTGGCGGGAGATGCGCGACGGGTTGGCCCAGATGGTGGACGAACAAG GTTCTGATTCTGCTCCGACTCTATGTGATATTCTGTGGAGTGGATTCAAGGAGTGGGATTCAAACAGCATTGTGTGGGACGCTCTAGCAAATAGTTATGCTAGAGCTCAGATGAATCATGATGCTCTTTATGTTCTTAGTAAAATGAGCAGCCTAAACATGCAAATCTCAATAACCACCTATGACAGTTTGTTGTACAGTCTAAGAAAGGCAGATGTGGCACTGGAGATTTTTAAAGAGATGGAGTCATGTGGTATTCCCCCCAGTGATTATTCCCATAGCATTCTCATAGATGGCCTCTGCAAGCAAGATAAAATTGGAGAAGCTTTATCTTTCCTTCAAGAGATTAGGAAAGAGGGGAAATTCATACCATTGGGAATGACCTTTAACACTCTCATGTCTGCATTGTGTAATTGGGGGTTCATTCAGGATGCAAAATCAGTTTTCTGCCTGATGTTGAAGTATGGATTAAATCCGAGCAGGCACACATATTCAACCATTATACATGGTCTATGTAAAATAGGTTCTGTAAGTGAAGCATTCAATATCTTTCAGAGTGTGACAGAAGAAGGAATGGAACTTGATATTGTCACTTGCAACAGCCTTATTAATGGCTTTCGCTTGCATGGTCATACAAGAGAAATTCCAAAAATGATTGAGATGATGAGGGGCCTAGGTGTCGAACCCGATATTGTTACTTATACTATACTTATTGCTGGCCACTGTGAAGGTGGTGATGTTGAAGAAGGGATGAAGATAAGAAAGGACATCTTAGGCCAAGGTATGGAGCTGAATATTGTCACATATAGCGTCCTTATCAATGCTCTCTTCAAGAAGGGCCTGTTTTATGAGGTCGAAAACCTACTTGGTGAGATATGCAGTGTTGGTCTGGAATTGGAtgttattgcatattccatccTAATCCATGGGTACTCCAAGCTAGGAGAAATTGGAAGAGCACTTCAAGTCTGGAATCTAATGTGCTCTTCTCAGAGGGTAACTCCAACTTCAGTAAACCATGTATCTATTCTTCTAGGCCTTTGCAAGAAAGGATTCCTTGATGAAGCAAGGTCATATTTGGAAACTATAGCTAGCAAATATCAGCCATCCGATGTAGTCCTCTACAATGTAGTTATTGATGGTTATGCAAAAGTGGGTGATATTGGTAATGCTGTTCAGCTGTATGATGCGATTATTATGGCTGGTATGTGCCCAACCATTGTAACATGCAATTCTCTTCTATATGGTTACTGCAAATTTGGGGATCTGCATATGGCAGAGAGCTATTTTACGGCTATTCAGTTAAGTGATCTGCTGCCAACAACAGTTACATACACCACCTTGATGGATGCACTCTCTGAAGCTGGGAAAGTTCATTCCATGCTAAGTCTTTTTAAAGAAATGACTGGAAAAG GACGCCAAAAATGCTTTCGGTGTGTATGA